The nucleotide window AAGGAAGTCACTGTGGTAACGGCCGAAGGAGGCTATACATCCGTTCTCATCTTGGTGATGTTGACGTAGTTGGTGTTAGCCAATGTGTTAGAGTTAGCTTGCTTATTTGCATTAGCCAACAGGGTGCTAGCATTAGCCAACAGGGTGCAGTTGCCTGTCTTGAGGCTCTCTGCTCTGAAGTCCTCTGCGCTGTGGTTCAGTGCAGCTTCCTGTATCTCCATGTAGTCTGACTTACTGAGGGGGGATCCACTCCCGCTACTGCTGCTCTTCTTCAGGTCCTCTGCTGAGTCGGCCTTGGGGGCAACGGGAGTGTTCAGGTACTGCGCTTGCTCCTCGCCCTCCGTCTCCCGGTGGTAGAAGTAGTTGAAGTTGGACACGATGACGGGGACGGGCAGGGCGATGGTCAACACGCCAGCGATGGCACAGAGAGAGCCCACGATCTTCCCGCCGATGGTGGTGGGCACCATGTCGCCGTAGCCGACGGTGGTCATAGAAACCACGGCCCACCAGAAGGCTTCTGGGATGCTGCTGAACTGGGAGTCCGCCTCGTCGGCCTCGGCGAAGTAGACAGCGCTGGAGAAGAGGATGACTCCTATGAAGAGGAAGAAGATGAGCAGGCCCAGCTCCCGCATGCTGGCCTTCAGGGTCTGGCCCAGGATCTGGAGCCCCTTGGAGTGTCTGGACAGCTTGAAGATCCTGAACACCCTGACCAGACGGATGACCCTGAGGATGGCGAGAGACATCGCCTGCTGCCCCGCCTGCCCGTCCTCCGGTTTCTCTGCCAGCTCTGTGCCCAACGTGATGAAATATGGAATAATCGCCACGATATCGATGATATTCATAATGTTACCGAAGAACCCGGCTTTACTAGGACACGCGAAGAAGCGGACGAGGAACTCGAAGGAGAACCAGATGATGCAGAGCGTCTCCAGGATGAAGAAGGGATCCGTGAAGTAGGAGGAGGTGTAGG belongs to Salvelinus alpinus chromosome 28, SLU_Salpinus.1, whole genome shotgun sequence and includes:
- the kcna2b gene encoding potassium voltage-gated channel subfamily A member 2b, encoding MTVATGDLGDEAAAHPGDPYEPEPDYECCERVVVNISGLRFETQLKTLSQFPETLLGDPKKRMRYFDPLRNEYFFDRNRPSFDAILYYYQSGGRLRRPVNVTLDIFSEEIRFYELGEEAIEIFREDEGFIKEEERPLPENEFQRQVWLLFEYPESSGAARIIAIISVMVILISIVSFCLETLPVFRNDEEDDGNKVFQPFNNSTSSYTSSYFTDPFFILETLCIIWFSFEFLVRFFACPSKAGFFGNIMNIIDIVAIIPYFITLGTELAEKPEDGQAGQQAMSLAILRVIRLVRVFRIFKLSRHSKGLQILGQTLKASMRELGLLIFFLFIGVILFSSAVYFAEADEADSQFSSIPEAFWWAVVSMTTVGYGDMVPTTIGGKIVGSLCAIAGVLTIALPVPVIVSNFNYFYHRETEGEEQAQYLNTPVAPKADSAEDLKKSSSSGSGSPLSKSDYMEIQEAALNHSAEDFRAESLKTGNCTLLANASTLLANANKQANSNTLANTNYVNITKMRTDV